CGGCGGCTGGTGTTTCATTGATGTTGATGACACATTACCGCCGCCGAAGAGGCGACGCTGCTGTAGAAACGCCGTTTTGTCTGGTTTTTCTGTTGCaaatgttgcagttgcaactTGGTGCTGGTTCTAGTGCTGGTGTTGGTGCTGGTGCAGTCGCTTTTACTGCGCTTCTGCAGCTGCCACTAGGCGACGATCAGGTCCATTAACTAATTATTTCAACTGTTGAACCGTTATTTACGGTTGCGCTTATCTAGCTCTGTGCTTATCGCTCTCGTAGGTGACGGAATCTGGTGCTAATAGATAGactgagagagagggagagggagagagagagagagtagtTTAAGAGAGCTGGCGATTGCAAAAAAAGTCAATGCAATTATTGACTTTTACGGTTTCAATGCAAGAGGGTGGAGAGGGAGGTTTAGGAGTACTCCGTTTTATGTGTGTATTTGTTCTTTCTGTTTGTGTGTGAATATCCTGCTGACACACTGATTGAAAACTGCATATTCAATGAGCGAGTGAGAAGAGGGGCTGAAAAACTAACGGTGCTTGcaggcagctgctgctgctgcctcaccTTGACCTACACGAACACTGGGCCCAAGAGAGATGCGCTTGCATTTGAAATGTGCAAGCCAAAGCGAGACAGCAAACACACAGTGACACTCACACACAAACGCACAGAAAGCAAATAGAGACAAGCACTGGCAATACAAACGAAAAACCAGGAAAATATATTAATTTACACGCACATCGTTATTAACTATTTCCGTTGCGGTTTCAATTTGCGTTGCGATGGTGCGCGTTGGCGCATTTTTGTTGAAAAAAAACGAGAACCGACCCGCGGCAAGTTTCAaagcagtgtgaccgcggacttgTGACAAAAAATATACcttctgaccctcagaaacataccgaaatataccgtctctttttaaaaatatactgtaaatatactgacgaattcaagttctactttacatattcctcgtttttgatcttcTGTGGAATATTACTGGCTTTATAGAActtttagccatgcccacataattttatacgattcaTGAataatttttctatttaactggtttattctaaatacttgcttcTATTGCATTTtgtgtaaaaaaaggttttagcgaaaatagtcaaacaaataaaacgcAATAAAACGTAAGAGAAAAATCGTCCAATTGCCCAATTTctttattccgttgaataatgctggctaactaaaacccttagttctgcccacataattttatgcCGTAAAAgaataaattttcttcaagattggctagtttttagtccttgcttttattgcgtTTTGCGTAACAAgtggttttagcgaaatagtcaaacaaaaaaaacgttCCTATTGTTAAATTTTGATAATCTgtcgaatattattagctatatagaacattttgCCAtccccacataattttatacgatttatGAATGCTGAATTTAAGGACTCGTTTTTTTAGATTCTGTCATAAATAATATTTATGATGACGCGGCGGTGGCTGAACGCCAGAACCGAAGACTCTAGAACCCTTGGCGCACGCGCCCTCTTTTTGAACCTGGCGCCTTTGGATGCAGTATCGATACGGCAGCACCCAAACGGGGCTGGCCGCTGGAGGGCGCCAGATTTAAAAAGAGGGCGCGCGCGCGCCAACTGATTTAAAGTGGGACAATCAGCACCTCTTCGCAGGAAAAGGGAAAAAGAATTGGGCCGCTTATCCTGGGAAATATATCTTGAAATATGCTCTCAGAAGGAACAAATAATTCGTAATATCTATTGGGAGCTGGAATCATCGTTTTTCAATTAACTTTTAGCAGGGTACCCAGGGTTTTTGGCTCTGGCTTTCGTCTACCGCCGCGTCATCATGAGCCAGCAAGCACAGCAACGTTGTGCATGTAGAATACAGACAATATGTGCTCACAAAAATACAATCGTAtgctttgttttgtttggtttttgttttctcttgTGATTCCAGAATATTTTAATGTACATATTGGTATACACGAAATATCACATTCTGTTTCATTTTCGGTTTCTGTGCTTAGCATTTTTGGAGTTTGCAGTTTTTGAAGACACTTGCCTCACAATATAAGAAAACTGTTATATTGTACATGCTTTAGATGCCAATATTGGTTAATATAGAATACGCAAATTGGATCTAATCCAGAAAGTTCGTTTGCGACATTTTCGGTGAATgatcatacatatgtacatatgtactgtATGGTTAGAGGTTCTACCCTACTGTGGCGGCAATCGTTGCGTTACAGCAAGCCGATTGCTAGGAAACTGAAGCGGGCTCTTTAAGTTTGCTGGCTGACAAGGGCTGCCTGCCATTATTTGGGCAGTTTTAAAAGGTTTTCAAAGTTCGACGCTTTCAGAGCGATTAAAACCTGAATATAAATTGTTTAAAATAATGGTGCACCATACGAAGAGGGCCGGCATTTATTTGCACACACAAATTTCTGGAAGTGGAGCATGGCTGGCTGGCGGAGCAGACTCAAAAACAGTCCCCATTCATGGCATGGCTCAAAGCAGACGCGCCACTGGCCACAATTCAGTCGAACACTTACGGCGCTAGCAATCGGACGCGTTTCAAAACTTGCTCTCTGCCTTCTGCCACAACACAGCCCAAGTCTGCCACAATCTGCTTCAGCTTCTGCAGAGCCCCCCTCCGTTTCCGTTTCTGCCTCTGTGACTGTCTCTGGAAAGTGTAAGCAACAAATACAAATTGATTCAAGACGGATTCGAGCTGCCGCTGAAATTTCATTGACGATTCCTTTGAGGCAAGACAGTCTCCATGCCACTTGCCACTACCAAAAATCCATCATCTCTGTGCCCCGTCCCCGTCATCGTCCCGTTCCAATTGCGTCAGGGTGTCGCGTGTTTTTCGGCCAGTCCAGTGCTAATTTTGGGCGCCACAACGCGTAGGCGTAAAGAGAAACTACACGGAAAGagaatttttttgtttgcatttTTGTTTCGCTTTTTTTGGTGTGAAGAAATTGAAGCCCGGCAAAGGCAACAGCGttagcaaaagcaaaagcaggcGACCGCCGGAGACAATGAAAGCTGATTGAatattttatgcaaatttccATTGCAGCCACTCCGCGGGAAAACATACAACAGCAGCGACACCAAATCGTTGGGCAGAAAGTGTCGTCGAGCAAACAGGAAGTCGCAGGAAATCAGGTAATAAACCCATACTCGTAAATAttgtatatattgtatatagaAAACGACACTCTAGAGGTCTCCCATCCTATCCCATTCCATCCGCAAGTGGGAAAGCTGAAGATCAAGGCCAGTCAGTCCGTCAGGCAGTGCGGGGAGGCCACTGGCGGAACAAGGCTAAGTTGCGGCTTATCTGCGTGTCCTGGTGCcacttctgccactgccaagGTGAAGGTCGTGCTGCAGTTTTTGTTGTTATATAAACAGCCAGATAGGGGGACAGGGAGAGGGAGTCCCAGAGCGACTGGTCCAACGTCCAACCAACGTCCAACCCCCTGCTGTCAAGGGCTCACACTCACCCACTAACCCAGTGCGCATGTCTCTCCTCGTCCATGGGTGTCCTTTGGCCTTGCCCGAAGACGGCCTCCGTCAGGGCTATCCTCCGTCGCGTCAccaggggggaggggggcagCATTGAACTTGACATAGGCCGCCAGTGGCAGCAGGCAGCGAGCACCAGCCTCCTGGTCTGCCTGTTCCCCGCTGCAGAAGCCAGAAGCCACTTTCAATGCGACCACGAAACGGTTAGCGGTAACAAGGTTAGTGGGTTAACCGCTTGGAGTGGAttcgagtggagtggagtggagtggagtggagtggtggTGGAGCTGGGGGTCTGGTCTGTggtctctctttctttcttctaCGCCCCGGCGACGCGTCTCCCACCTCGAGCCGCGGCCCGGATTCAGGCAAACAAACCCGTTAGCAAGTGCTCTGTGCGCTTCTGATCGGCTTTAACTTTTCTTTGTCCATTAAAAGCCACTTACTCTTGGCCAAGACGACACTCGTCCGTCGATTACTTTCCCTGCTAATCAAAATTgaaaaccaaaaacagaaCCACGGAGCCACGGTCAGAGCCAGAGAGGGGGCGGAGGGTATGCAGAGCCTAATTGAAAGAAATTTGTTTGTTGCGACACGCTTGGACTTTGAAGTTGGCCATGaccatggccatggccatggccacGGCGATGCCGATACCAATGCGAGGCCGATGGCTGCCTGGAAGTGGCACAGCCATGGACCAAGTGAAATTGAGCGAGACGGCGGCTGCATGGATGTCGCGGAGATGGATCGCATTAGGACCGAATCGAAAACATGAAAAACAGTATCATGCGATACGAGACTCTTGATAGAGACAGCATGGATGATAGATGATAAAATAATTCGATTTGTATCAAATTTGATAAAGCCACAAACACAGGACACAGGAAACGTATGCTTCAGAAACAATACAGATTCTCGTCCGCCTCTACCTATTCCTATGGCCATTGTTCCATTTTCTGCTTATTGGAAAAAAACAAGTGTTTTGATGGGGTCTGATGGGGTCCTAACGTGTCGCAGAAAATGTTAAATAACCGATTAGTTTCGAAATGAACTTATAATGAATTTCATCAAATGAAATAGCAATAAATTGAATGAAAGTGTGAGGAATGCAAGCGAGAAATTGGAACAGCTTTAATCAGCATTCAGTCCCCGCTTAATGATCGCCCATGAGTAGGTCAGTCACTCACTCACTGGAACAGAACCTTTCTTCCCcaaaatttccatttccatgcCCTCAACATCTCGACTCAAGCAAAtgtaaaatgaaataaaataaaagaggTTCGATGACTCGCGCGTGAATTGCATTTCAAAGCCGCATTTCACACTTGGCTGGCGGACATGGACCCGGACACGGACAGACTGGCAGACTGGCAGACAGGCAGGCTCACAAAACGAATGAACTCAAAGAGCCAGCCCCACACGAACCCATgagatgcgatgcgatgcggtCCAATCCAACCGATCCGATAATTGCATACAGAGAAACACAAGAAAAAAcgagcaacaaaaaaaaaaaaacaagtaaATATACAAAATTAAAACTCTCCAAAATACACAACAAAAACGAGAAAGAAAGGAGCTCGCCCGAAGCCATGGATACCCTACCCTGCTAAATCACAGCTGAATGCCATAGTAGTTCCAACAATATTTACCATTCCTTCTGAGTACGGCCTGCAGTGAAAACAATGATCTGTGCTGTGCCAATGTGGTATTCAGATACTTTTCAAACTGAGCGACTAGGGGGAAGTGTTTATCTGTAAAAGTTCGAGTACACATTTACTTAATGCTGGTATACTGGTTGCTCACAATCAAAATACCCTCTGGATGGGTAGGAAAAAAGCTGTGGAATACTCGTACAAGCGGGGGGATcgggccggggccggggctgGGGCTGCGGCTAAGACGAAGCCGAAGCCAAAGCCCCGCACTCGAAAGTTTTTTAAGACAAGTTaaatgaaaaccaaaacaaactCATTAACTGCTGGTGGtggggcagagagagagagagagacagagagacgggaaaaactgaaaaaaaactaaaaataaacGGAAAATTACCGAGCAGCAACAATAGCCACACTTTACCTGGGGGGATAGAGGTAGAGATAGAGGTGGAGCTGTTGATGGAGCTGTTGTTGGAGTTGGCGCAGACTCCAATTTTCACTTTCACTGGGGTGTAGCCAGGGGCAGAGGTCGCGCTCTGATAAGCCCCCCAGAGAGGCAGAAAAACGCAGAATAATGCTCGTTGCTCTTTACTGTTCTGAACCGGTTACAATTCGCTTGCCGCCAAATGAGTCGCAAACAGGGAGATGACCCAAAAAGGGAGATCGGGGCCGGGTCACGTGCTCCATCTAGAGTCTGGCGTTCTGTCGTATCCATGGCCGCAGCACAGAGACGCGCTCGTAGCCGTCGGGGGCCGAGCGCCCGCAGCCGCCCAGGACAAAGCTGGCCACGCCCACCAGGTTGCCGCCGTAGGTGGCAGGACCGCCGGAGTCGCCGTGGCAGGCCCCCTTCTCGGCCTCATGCAGCAGGCACATGGTCGTGTCTGATAGAGATCCGTAGTACCTCTGCTGGCACGTGTCGCGGGCGAGTGCGCGCACATGGGCATAGAGGAGCTCATCCGAAACGGGCCCGTTCTGGAAGATGGCCCCCCACCCGGAGATGTCCACAATGGAATTGTTGGGCGGATCACTGGTCGCCAGGGAGATGGCCTTTATATAGGAGCTGAACTTCAGAGGGGATGCCAAGCGGAGCACAGCCACATCATAGCCCGAGCCGCCGTACTGGGGATGCACAATCACCTGGGCCACATTCACGAGCACTCCCCCGCTGGAGAGGCGCAGACTGCCGGCCCGAATGCTCAGCTGTGAGGCGGGAGTTCTGCCAGAGAGGAGGTAGGATCAGTGGGAAAGGGAAAATTTACAATATCCTGCCGGAAAATCCACAATCCAAAAAGTAATTATCTTACACATTCTTCCCCGACTTGACGCAGTGGGCGGCCGTCAGGACGTAGCTGGAGGACAGGATGGAGCCACCGCAGGTGAATCGCTTGTTATGCCGCAGCGAGATCTGGTGGGGGAACTGCCCCGCCACGGCCCGAGTGCCGCCGACGATGCGGGGCGAGGCTCCATCGTCCAGATCTTGGCCGCGGATGCCGCCGGCGATGCAGGTCATCAGGAGGAGAAATGCGGGGCTTCGTAAAGACATTTCCGGTTCTTTCTCGATTGGGTTGTGGCTGGATCGAGGCCTGGATCCGCTTATTTATGATAGCCCTGTGGCcgcgtcatcatcatcagtgtCTCACAGTCAAGTCACTATCGGGGCTTGTCTTCGGTCTGGCCTCTAATGTCTGTTTCAATTAGGGCGCCTGCTCCAATTGGGGAGCTGTAATGAGAGGGTTGTGACATCACCCTCAAAAGGAAAGAACATGGCTAAGTACTGTGGAAAGACTATTGAGATTTGCATATCTTGAACGGAACTAACTGCCAAAGGGATCGTCAGCCTTTGTTAGGGATCGCAGAATGACAACAAGATGGCTTAGATTTCCAAGCGTTTTCAATTATTTTGCTTGCTTAATAACTGCATTCCAGTGTGATAGTGATGCCTGACATTGTTAGATAAAAACAAGAGCCTGCCGCCATCGTGCCATGCCATAAATTGTGCCATAAATGTTTTATAGGGAATTAGTACGGTGCGGCAATCGCCAGCCTACGTCCAGTCCAGTGGCAATCGTCTCCTTATCCTTATCACCATCAATCGAATGAGTCACCCCCAAATGCCGTCCATTAACACCGACTCTTACCGACCAAGAACAAACGACAGGGCCAATTAGTTGGGCCCCAGAGCCATGAGGTAGTATAATATTGCTAAGGGATTAGGGATCTAGGCGATCAGCGGCTGCAGCCACTCGTAGAAGCTGGACACCCGCACGAACACGTCCGGATAGCGGGAGCCGCAGGCACCCACCACAAAGTTGGTCAATCCAATAAGCTTGTCGTTGTAGACGGCTCCACTGCCCCCGTCGCCGTGGCAGGTGCCATGCTTGAGCTCGTGGGCCAGGCAGAAGCTGGTCTTGTCGTGGGCGCTGTAGGCGTCCAGGCAGACCGCCTCCTCGGCGACGGAGAGCGTGAGCTCGCGGATCTTGTAGGAGTTGCTGCCCTCCACGGTGCGGCCCCAGCCGGCGACGCTGATGAGGGAGCCCTCCGCGGGCAAGTCATCATCGCCGCTGGCAAGCTCCACGGCCATGATGCGGTCGGTAAAGGCCAGAGCGGAGGTGAGGGTGATCACGGCCACATTGTTCTGCAGCTGGTAGAAGTCCGGGTGCACGGTGACCGACTCGACGTAGACAACCTTTCCACCGGCATACTGATTGGTGCTGCCCACGCGGCACGTCAGGCGGCTGGTTTCGATCCTGGATGGGAAGGCAATATTTTTCGGTTAAAAGATATCCCTTCGTCTGTCTCTTGTGCGGGGCGGGGGTGCACTTACAGCTTTCCATCGCGGTACAGACAGTGGGCGGTGGTGACCAATTTTGTCGCGGACACGATGCTTGCGCCGCACACATGCGCATTGTCCACCCGCAGAGAGGCGGCATAGGGAGTGTCGGTGGGGCCGGCCTCGTCTCCGCCCAAGATGCGGCTCTTGAGGCCTGCCTGGCAGCCTCCTAGGAGTACAGAAAGGCAGAGCAGGGCTACCACAAGGCCACTTGATTGaatcatctctctctctctttctgtttgTGTGGTACTTTTTCTATTGGGGGTGAATGGGTGCTTCCTCCGCCACCGATGGTTGGAACTGAAATGCGTAGCGCAAAGGCCGACCGTTTAAGTGGTCAACACCACGCAGAACCCCCCTCTCAAAGCAGCTCCCCCCTTAGCTGGTCTTATCTGGGGCTTGGACATCGGAATAAATCTAATCTTATCGCGGCCTTTTGCCAGCTAAATTGGACGTTAGGCGATGTTGTTTCCCCCGATCAATTTGCACACAGAAATACACACTCGTAATATCGATTCGATTGCATTAGTAAAAGCAGAGTCCCCTCTCCTTCGCAGATCTATGACCATGACAACAAAATGGATTCAAGAAAGATAGGAAGATGAGTAAGCCGTGAGTCAGGAACCTGATTTTCGAGTGGGACGGAAAAAAACCCCTGGAATGATCCACACAATCGAGAACATTTGATTTGCCCATTAGACTACCGAAACTCCTATGATGTAGATCTACAATAAATGTTAAATCTACTGCCCTCTTATCGAATTAGGAATAGAAAAGAACTGAAGAAGGAAAAGGTCTTTCTAGCAACAAATTCCAAATTTAGCACTACAGAAATCGAGACTGGGGTTTTCCCCAGATCTATACCAATAGAGATCTCGATTGGAAAGTTTTATTAGCGATTACCAAAATGCAGCTATAAATATTTTCCTAAGCCATAGTAGACCTGCGATTATTTCTGGCCATATATGACGATTCCAGACTCAAGAGGTTTCCGTAGATCTCTATCAATGTCGAGTCAATAAGGAAATCAGAGAGCACATTATAATGGAGTGTTAATAGAAATAATAATTCGTCGATTTTCTATAATTGGCGGTGAAATTGATCTCATATAATTGTTAATCGATAAGGAAACC
The Drosophila miranda strain MSH22 chromosome XL, D.miranda_PacBio2.1, whole genome shotgun sequence genome window above contains:
- the LOC108164775 gene encoding serine protease SP24D; the encoded protein is MSLRSPAFLLLMTCIAGGIRGQDLDDGASPRIVGGTRAVAGQFPHQISLRHNKRFTCGGSILSSSYVLTAAHCVKSGKNVTPASQLSIRAGSLRLSSGGVLVNVAQVIVHPQYGGSGYDVAVLRLASPLKFSSYIKAISLATSDPPNNSIVDISGWGAIFQNGPVSDELLYAHVRALARDTCQQRYYGSLSDTTMCLLHEAEKGACHGDSGGPATYGGNLVGVASFVLGGCGRSAPDGYERVSVLRPWIRQNARL
- the LOC108164777 gene encoding chymotrypsin-1, whose translation is MIQSSGLVVALLCLSVLLGGCQAGLKSRILGGDEAGPTDTPYAASLRVDNAHVCGASIVSATKLVTTAHCLYRDGKLIETSRLTCRVGSTNQYAGGKVVYVESVTVHPDFYQLQNNVAVITLTSALAFTDRIMAVELASGDDDLPAEGSLISVAGWGRTVEGSNSYKIRELTLSVAEEAVCLDAYSAHDKTSFCLAHELKHGTCHGDGGSGAVYNDKLIGLTNFVVGACGSRYPDVFVRVSSFYEWLQPLIA